DNA from Arthrobacter sp. StoSoilB19:
ATGCAGGGACAAAGGCGCTGGGCCTGGCGACGCTGGAAGTCCTTGCCAGGAGCGAACTGGCCCGCACGGAGGAACTCGAGTTGTTCGACATCGCCTGGAAGAGTGTGTCCGGGGACGAGAACGGGGACGATGCCGACGCCGGCCCAGGGCAGGAGAGTGCCGTCGTGGACGGCCCGGACAACTTAGGCGAGAATGGAATGACGGATGAAGACAGTGCCAAGGAGGCTGGACCATGAGCGCAGCATCGCCTGAACACCGCCTTGTCCACACTCCCCGAACCGGTACCAAGCCCGCGGGCAAAAAACCCACGCCTGCCGAGCACCGGGTCCAGGTTGCCGCGGCCAGGCTGCGCGTCACGCTTGATGAACGGCTGGGGCGGGAAACGCCCGCCAAGACCAAGGCGCTGGCCAAGGAACCGATCTAAATCCCGCTGCGGGGGCTTGGGGATCGACGGCGAATGGCTGGGTTTGGTGGGCAGTGGCGGCAGTAATTCTTGGCTGCGACACGAACGGGCTGCACCGCTGGGACTACGGAGCCGTCGTCGCGCAGGTGGCGCAGTCCGGCAGGTTCCTGGACCGCTGGCGCGTCGGCTTCTGCCCTGACATCCGCCCGGGGACCGAAGCGTGGCTCCTGGTGCAAGGCGGCAATGATGCAGGCAGCGGCCTCATCGGTCACGGGTCGGTGGCATCGGAGCCCTACCAGGCCGCCGCAGGCGATGATTCCGATGCCAACGACTGGTTCATCGCAGTCGCTTTCGACGCACTGCTCCCGCTGGGCGAGCAAATACGCCCCGGGACCCTGCGGGAGGCCTTTCCCGGTGACCTCTGGGCCAAGGCGAACGGCCCCTCCCTGGTGACCTTGCCGCCGTCGTCCTGGCCTGTTCTGCAACGCTTGTGGAGGGAATACGGGCCCACGACGCCGGATCCCACCGAGGTGGTTGCCGGAACCTTTCCGCCGGGCGGCGTCAGCCATATCCAGGTGAACCGCTTTGAGCGGGACCCCGACGCCCGCCGGGCCTGCCTGGCCTTCCACGGCACGTCGTGCGCCGCCTGCGGCTTCTCCTTTGAGTCCGCTTACGGTGAGGCCGGTACAGGAGCGACAGCCGTGCACCACGTGGTGCCGCCGGCCATGATTGGCAGCGGATACCAGCTTGACCCCATCGCCGACCTCATTCCGCTTTGCCATAACTGCCACGCCGTGGCGCACGGGGCAAACCCGGCGCGGACGGTTTCCGAACTCCGGAGCATCATGTCGGCCGCCGGGCATGTGCGGGGTGAAGTGGTCACTGACCTGGCCCTTCAGGCCCAGGAGGACGCACGGCGGATCCTCGGGGGCGGCAAGACGTAGGGGCCAGCATTCGGGGATAAAATTGCAGGGATGACATTGGCTGCACGTTCCGGGGTGTTTCAGTCGGTCAGGAGCGCCCGGCCCCTGTTGCGCCGCGTACCCGTATGGACATGGCGCGTCCTGATGCGCGCCGTCAGTGCCCGGGAGCAGGCGCGGTTCAACACCGACCCAATCACGGCTGTGGCATATGTGCACGACATTGACTACGTGGGTGATGCCCTCCGCGCCCACCGCCTCGACGTTTTGACACCGCTGCAGCCGGCAGCTGACTCTCCTGGTACAGAGGCTGTGGCGGCGGAGCTGCTTCCCGTCTACGTTTACTTCCATGGTGGCGGGTGGACATCCGGTGACAAGGCAGCCCTGACCAAGTACTGCGCCAACCAGGCAGTGGGCGGGATGGTGGTGGTCAACGTCAACTACCGGCACGCGCCCCGGTTCGCCATGGGGCATGTGCTCGAGGATGCCAATGCCGCCCTGGCGTGGGTTGCCGCCAACATCGAGGGGTACGGCGGGAATCCCAAGAGGCTGATCCTGGGCGGGGACTCGGCCGGCGGACAGATCGCTGCCCTGCTGACCGCAGCCAGCTTGCGTTCCGAACTGGCGGCGCATTATGCCCTGCGGCCGGCAGTTCCCGCGGGACACCTGAAAGGGCTCGTCCAACACTGCAGCGCAGTGGATTTCTCGGTCTTCTTCGACAGCGGATTTGTCCTCAGCCTGAACTTCGTCCGTATGCTATTGCCGCCTGCATCCCGGGCAACGGCCGGTCCGGGAGCACGCAATGGCCGTAAGCGGCCCTCTCCACCACGGACCGTGGCGCGGCTGAGGAGCGCCGCGGGTTTCCTGTCCCCGATCGAGTGGCTGGACGGGACCCATCCGCCCGTGTTCCTCACCACGTCCGAGCGTGACTACTTCTACCGGGCTAACCTGAATTTCATCGAGCGCCTGCAACAACACGACGTTCCAGTGGATGCCCTGATCTACCCTTGGGACAGCCTCAACACCGAACACACCTGGCAACAGGATTACCGTTACCCCGAATCCCAGGAAGTCTACCGGCGCCTTCACGCGTTCGTCCGCGGTGTGGCTGAACGGTCCACCGGTCCTGCCCCTGAATAAATTCAAGGCACTGGACTATGTTGGGACCATGGCAGAGCTGGACCGGAACGGGTACGGGGTCGACCCCGAGGAGTTTGGCTCCGCCCTGGTGGACGCGGCCGCCTTGCTCGATGCGGAGCTGGGGGACGTTGACTGGTTCACTCCACCGCCGGGCGCTGTCCACCGATCCATTGATGTCCCCAGTGGCAGGCTCGCCGCCATGACGCTGGGCAATCCTGGCAATCCCAGCGTTGTGCTGGTGCCCGGAGCAACCGGTTCCAAAGAGGACTTCTCCCTCATGATGCCCGACCTGGCCAATGCCGGTTACTTCGCACTGAGCTACGATCTGGCGGGACAGTACCAGTCAGCGGCAGCGGGCCCCGGGAACCTGGTGCCGCCGCGCAAGCATTATGACTACCGGCTTTTCGTGGACGACTTCCTTGCAGTTCTGGAGACCACTTCCACCCCAGTCCATGTTGTGGGTTATTCCTTCGCGGGAATCATTGCCCAACTCGCCTTTGGGGAGCGGCCGGAGCTCTTCAGGTCCCTCACGTTGCTTAGCTGTCCGCCGGAGCCAGGCCAGAGTTTCAGGGGTGTGGGCCGCATCGGCCGGTTCAGCACGTGGGTGAACGGCCGGGTGGGTGCTGCCTTGCTGATCTGGGGCATCCGGAGCGGCAAGGTGGTGCACGTACCGGAGGGCAGGCGGCGGTTCGTCAACTACCGGTTCCGCTTCACCCGCCGCGCCTCGGTCCGGGACATCTATACGCTCATGCAGAACGTTCCGGATCTTCGGCAAACACTGGCGGAGGCGTCCCTTCCCAAGTTTGTGGCCGTGGGCGAACACGACCTGTGGCCGCTCCGGCTTCACCGCCTCTTCGCCCAGTCAATCCGGGCCCGGATCGGCGTCTACAGGGGTGGCCACAGCCCCAGCGAAACGTCGCCCCACGAATTCAGCCGCGACCTCCTGGCTCTTTATGCCAAGGCCGGGAAGCGGTAACCGACGGCCCGTGCTTGCGCCGCCACTGGGCTCATTCCCGCCGGCGGCGCAACGGAGGCTGGTCCCTGAACTCGACGCGGAACGTGACAAGGGACATCTCGAGCCGGCGTCGGAACGCGGACCAGCTGGCGAAGGGGCGCGCGGATACGCCCACCTTCAGCGTGGGATCGTAAATGACGTCCATGTCCGGCCGGAGTCGGTGTGAGATTCCCTCGTGGCGTTGAAGGCTGGTTTCGGCACGAGGTTATCGCCGGGCAGGGGACGGGAGACCTCGTCGGGCGTTGCGCCCCAGCTGCTTGTCCCCGGCGCCTGGGCTTCCTGGAACCAGGGCTCCGGCGCTACTATCTCCCAGCACGCCGCGACGCAGCGGCGTGGGCCAGCGGTTGAGGGGAGCGTGGACGTGGGCGGAGGCAGGGGAACGAGCGGCCCGCACTGGCGGCGTGTGCTGGCGACGCTTGGCAACAACGATGCCAGGACGGCGTACGCCCAAATCGTGCTTGGAGCTGCGGCGCCAGACGTACTGCCCAACGTGAAGGAACAGCGGCGAAACCGGGCCATCGATAGTCTGCTTGAGTCCGGACTCGTGGAACAGCACGCGCCCGGGCGGCTGGTGGCGGCCCAGACGATTTTTCGCGACCTTCTCGCCCAACAGCCCAAGCGTCAACCACAAATCGGGACAGATCGGTTCATGCGGCTTGGACGCATCGAAAGGTACCCGTCAAACTTGGCGCAACGGCGGGAACTCCTTGCCCGGATCGCGGACGAGGTCATGGCGCCCGGAGAACAACTCACTGAGAGGCAGGTCAACGAACGGCTTCTCAGTTACACGGACGACGTGGTGCTGCTGCGAAGGTACATGGTTGACTTCGGACTGCTGCAGCGAACCCCCTCGGGCTCCTCCTACACCCGCCACGTCTAGTTCCGCCAAGTGGGGTGCTCCTCACCGGATTCCTGCCGTGCCGCAGGTGCAGGAGGTGGTAAGTTCGGCCGCATGGAATGCGTCGTCATCTACACCGTCCGTGAAGGCATCGACCGCTCGCGTGTCATGGAGACGTACCCGCGCCACAAGGCCTACTACGAGGCGTTCCATGCGGAAGGCGGGGGGCTCGTGGCCCTGGGTCCATTCCAAACGGCTGACCCGGAGCTTAGTTCCATGGGCATTTTCACTTCCCGACAGGAGGCCGAGCGTTTCGTCGCTGCAGACCCCTTTATTACCGAGGGACTGGCCGAATGCCGGCTCTTGGAGTGGAACGCTGTACACCTCGGGTAGTGGCGCTCCATGGCGTGTCGCACGCAGCCACATAAGAAGTCGCAGAGTCACCCGAAGGAAGCATGCCCAATGAACAAGAACCGGCTGGAAGCGTTCAGCGACGGTGTCCTGGCGATCATCATCACCATCATGGTGCTGGAACTCCATACCCCGGAGGAACCAACGTGGGAAGGTGTGGCCAGCGTCCTGCCCACCCTCTTCAGCTACCTGTTGAGCTTCGTGTATGTCGGAATCTACTGGAACAACCACCACCACATGATCCATTTGGCGAGCCGCGTTAATGGGGCCATCCTGTGGGCCAACCTCCATCTGTTGTTCTGGCTGTCGCTGTTTCCTTTTACAACTCGATGGATGGATGAGTCCGGCTTCGCGCAGGTCCCTGTGCTGCTGTACGGGATCAACCTGCTGTGCGCAGCAATCGCATACTTCATCCTGGAGCGCCGCCTGATTGCTGCTCAAGGCAAGGACGGGGCCCTCGCCAGTGCTGTCGGCCGGGACTGGAAGGGCAAAGCTTCGCCGCTGATCTATCTCCTTGGCATTGCGCTAACCCCTGTCCAGCCCCTGCTCGGGCTCGCCGTTTACACCATCGTGGCCCTTATCTGGCTGGTGCCGGACCGCAGGGTCGAACACTTTGTAACCCGGTCACATCAGAATGGGGCCCACGATTAGCCCGATGGAGATTGGCGCCAGCATCGATGGCCGCCTCCACCATTGGAGCCTTAATACCTCCGTGGTGCGCCTTGCCGCCGAGAAGACGGCCGGGCCGGGTAGGCGAATTCCGCAGGGTCGTGGTTGATTTGAACCGCGGGCGTCGCCACCATGGAACCGTGGAAACGAAAGGCCTCCGTCGCCGGCTCGCCTTTCCCCTGTGCCTGCTGGTAACGGCAGCCGGCACGGCAGGGTGCTCCTATGACTACCCCGATCCGGCCCACGCCCCGGCAGCCGAAGCTGACCGCACGGCCGCACCTGAACCCTTCCGGATAACAGCATCCGCTACCCGTCCCACTGACCCCCTGGTCCTTCAGCGGGAGGCCAGAAACTACCAGGACCTGGACAGCCTTCTCCTGGCCGTGCCGGGGCCGGTTCTCCTTTTTCAAAAGGGTCCGCTGGACGGCCCCGGCAGGGGCTTTGGCACCACGGAAGAAGTCCCCGCGGCGGGCACGTACACGGTCACTGCTGCGTGCGTTGGTGCTGCCAACGCCAAAGTCTTCATCCGGCAGGAGAATCCCAAGGTCATACTCTGGCCCGTCGAGCTCACAGTGGATTGCCCAGGGTCCACGTCCCAAGTCATCACGCTTCAACAGGGCTACGTTTCAGCACACCTGTCCCTGCCCGCGCCGGGAGACGCACCCTGGACGGGAGCTGTTGCCGGAGTACGGGTGACCGGCTGAGGCTGTCACCCCTGCCCGCCGTCAGCATCCCCGGCCACCCCCGGGCGCCGATCCGTTCGGCCGGAGCGCTGCCCGGTGAGAGCTAAGCCTTGTCAGGCCATGGAGGCGCCTTTTATCTTCGAGCGGATGAAGTCGTGATCCTCACCGGAGACAAGCGCCTGCCCGTGCTGCCCTGTGGCCAGGTCCTCCCCGGTTTCCTTCGAGATCACCGCCGTGATGGTCCTGGGCAGCATCTGGCACCCCGGGTTGTCGATCAGCCATTTCTGCGTGGCAGGGTCAAGGCGGTCCCAACGGTCTTTGAGGTTCATTAGCGGGGCATCTCCGTGCTCGGTCCTGCAGAGCCACAACGCTCTGCAGACAGGCTTCGCCTGTCCCAACGCACCAGTAAACCCCGCCCTTCACCCGGAACACAGGGACCAAAGTCCCCACCTCAGGCGGGGCTTCCGGAACGCCTCCTTGTTGCCCGGCCGGTGCTGCTGTGGATACCCATCACTTGCCAACCCATTGGTAAGCATGCTTATTATGAGCGAAGCCGAATGCGAACGGCTGCCAACCAGAGGAGGAGACACCATGGGACTAGGCGACAAGATTGAAAACGCTGCCGAGAAAGCGGGCGGAAAAGGCAAGGAAGCTGCCGGTAACGCCACGGGCGATGACAGCCTGAAGGCGGAAGGCCAAGCGGACCAGGCCAAGGGCGATGTGAAGCAGGCCGGCGAAAAGGTCAAGGACGCATTCAAGCACTGACACCGTTTACGGGAAGGGCGCGCTCAGCGAACGGGGCGCGCCCTTCGTCGTGTCGGGGTGCACTCCAGCCACCCCTGATTGACCTGCGTGCTCGCCCCCTACGTGTTTGGTGCCGCCTGGCTTGCCCTGTTTATCACGGCCCGCCGGCTCCACTTGGCCAGCCGCGCACCGCCCCGAACCAGGCCGCCCCAGCTCCGACCCATGGGTGGCTTGTACAATCTTTCGGCTCTTCGGTGCGGAGTTGCTTCCGCAACTCCCAGTTGCGCCGTCCTAAACTTTGGCCATGCACCCCTTAGCGGCAATAGGGCTGGTTTTTCTCGCCGGGCTTGCCTGGTTGGGCACCGTCCTGACCCTGCTCGTTGCCTTGGCCAAAGCCCGACGCCGGCTGCCGGCTGACGTCGGGCAGGCAGCCCAGAGCGTGGAGACGCAAGGCTCCGCTGGCAGTGGGGCCATAACGTAAACGGCATGGCACATTGCTGCCGACGGCGACCTGTCGCCGGCCTGACGCGACCGCCCGGTATTACCTGGCGGCCGCGGCCCAGCAGTCAGCCATGCCCCGACGGTGGACCGGCGGGATCCCGGGGCTTCAAGGAGCCTGGGAGTCAATGGCCTTCCGGTCGATGGACTTGAGGGCGGCCAGACGTGCTTCCACTTCGGTCTGCTCTCCGAGGTCTTCCAGGGAGGCGAACTGGGCATCGAGGGATGAGGCTGCGAGTTCCTGCTGGCCGCGAACGGTGGCCTCTTGGCGTCGGATCCGCTCCTCATACCGCCCGATGGCCGACGTCGGATCACCGGCGTCCAGGGATTTGAGGGCATCGTGGATCCGGGACTGCGCGGCCGCCGTCCGGGATCTGGCTACCAGCTCGTTGCGCTTGGCCGTCAGCTCGTGCAGCTTGCCCTTCATCTGGTCGAGCCCACCCTTGAGCTTGTCGACCACTTCGTTCTGGGCCGCAAGCCCGGGTACGGCGTCTTTCACGAGCTTCTCGGCGGCCATCTGCCGCTGCAGGGCAACCTTGGCGAGGTTGTCGAACTTCTGCGCATCGGCGAGGTTGCCGGCGGACCGGAACTCGTCGCCCTTCCTGGACGCGGCCAGAGCCTTGCGGCCCCATTCGTTGGCGTCGGCGACGTTACGTTTGTGGTCCTCCTCCAGCATCCGGAGGTTGCCTATGGTCTGGGCGATCGCGGCCTCGGCTTCGCGGATATTCTCCGAGTAATCCCGGACCATCTGGTCCAGCATTTTCTGCGGATCCTCCGCGGAGTCCAGGAGGGCATTGAGGTTTGCCTTGGCCAACTGGGCCACGCGGGCGAAAATACTCTGCTTCACGGGATTCTTTCTATCAGTAGTGGAATTCGCATCCTATGTGTTCGGCACCGCAGGGGACCAGATTCCCTACGCTATGCCTGCCACCCGCCCCGCCTACTTGGTGGCCAGGTCGTGGCGGCGGAAGGTTCCGGCGATGGAGAGTTTCCGGCCGTATTCGATGGACCCGTACCGGAACAGGTGGACAGCCAGCCGCAGGATAATAAGGCCGACGACGAAGAGTTCGACGATGACGATGGCGGATTCAACTGGGTTCAGGGTGCCGAACCCGTTGCGGAGCAGGGCGGTCACCGGAGCGGTCAGCGGGAAGTAGGTGAAGATCTGCACGACCAGCGCGCCCGGGTTGGAGATGATCAGGCTGAATGTGTAGAAGGGGATAAACATCATGGCCACAAGCGGGCCGAAGACGGTCCCGGCTTCCTTGGCGGTCGGCATGATCGCCCCTATGGCCACCAGGACCCCGGTAAAGACGGCGAATCCACCCAGCGTGAGAAGGGCCCCTGTGATCATGGGGCCGGGTTCGAAGACCAGGGATGACAGGTCCACCTCGGGCAGGGCAAGGCGGTTCCGGAAAAACAGGTAGGCCAATCCGACCGGGGCCAGGAACACCAGGATCTGGACCAGGCCGACGGCGAACAGCGAGATGATCTTGCCGGTGATCAGGGTGGTTGGATTTAGGGTGGTCAGGATCATTTCAGTGACCCGGTTTTCCTTCTCCTCCAAGGTGGAATTCAGCATCTGGTTCGAAAGAAGGATCATCGAAAAATAGAAGATGACCAGGAACAGCAGTGGTGGAATGATCCCGCCGACGCCCGCGGCGGCCTTGCCGTCCTTGAATATTTCGGAGTCAAATTTTACGGTCCCGGTCAGGGCCGCCGTCAGCTGGGGTGAGCCGACTTGATGCTGGGCCGAGACCGCGAGCAGCTGCTTGGCCACGGCCTCGTACTTGTCGTTCTCAAACGTGCCTTTGTCCGCACCGTACACCTTCACCGGCTCTTTGGCCGGATCGGCAGGGTAGGCGAAGTATGCCTCCGAGGCGCCGTCCTTCACGGCAGCGATCGCGGCTTCGGGGCCGCTGGCAGTTGTTCCGCCGGCCAACTCGGCGGCAGACGCCATGATGATTCCAGAGGCGTCCGTGTACATGAAAGCGAACGTCGCACTCTTCTGGGCGGCGGCGCTGTCCTTTGTGCTGGCGTTGGACGCGTACACGAGGGCGAAGATAATGATAAGAATGACCGGCAGCGCCAGGGTTGCGATGACGAAGCCCCGTTTCTTGATGGTCCGGAAGAACTCGAACGCGATCACGGTCCCAAGGTTGTGCTGTCCCAATGCCCTGTTCAGCCTTCCGCCAGTTCGTGCTGTTCGCCGTACACCTTGATGAAGATCTCATCCAGGGAGATCCGGGCCGGCGTGAATGACCGGACCACGGCCCCGGCTTCGACCAGCTCGCGCAGCACCGCGGCCTCACTGGACCCGGGGCGCGGCGCCAGTTCGGCGACCCCGTCCACGTCGTCGACGACGTCGAACAGTGCCGATGCGGGCAACGGTCCGTCGTGGGTGACCCGGTAGACGGTGCCGCCGAACTCTTCCTGGACCTCTTCCACCGTCCCGTAAGCGTGGGAGACTCCGTCTTTGAGCAGGATTACCCGGTCACACAGCCGTTCGACTTCTTCCATCTGGTGGGTGACCATGATGACGGTGGCGCCGGCCCGCTTGTGCTCTTCGATAATGTCCATCAGCAGCCGCCGGTTCACGGGGTCAAAGCCCTTGGTCGGCTCGTCCAAAATAAGCAGTTCGGGATCGTTCATGATCGTCACGCCCAACTGGACCTTTTGCTGTTGGCCGCTGGAGAGCTTGTCCAACCGGGACTTTGCCTTGTCGGCCAGACCCACCCGCTCCAAATAGTGTCCGGACCAGGACCGGGCCGCGGCCTTGGACAGGCCCTTGAGCCGGCCGAAGTAGACCATGACATCCAGGACGTGTTCCTTTTTGTACAGGCCGCGCTCTTCCGGCAGGTATCCGAGACGGGCCCCGTCGCGGGGCTCAAAGGCTTTGCCCCCTATGTGCAGGATCCCCGCGGTGGGCTGGTAGATGCCCAGCAGCGCCCGCAAAGTGGTGGTCTTCCCGGATCCATTGGACCCCAGGAAACCGAACGTCTCCCCCGCGTGCACGTCGAAGGACAGATCCCGGATGACCGTGGTGTCCCCGAAGTCCATCCGGAAGTCCTGAATGTGCACCAGCGGCTCCTGCGCCGTGTCCCCCATCGTCATGGTTTCAGACTAGCGGTTACCGATCTGCTCGTGTCGCGCAAGTGCCCGGTTGGGCTCAGACTCCGGACCTACCGGATCCCCGCGGCACGAAGGGTCCGGGCCAGTTCACCTGCGGCTGAGTGGAGCGTCTCCACGGTTTTCGAGATGACGTCGTCTGTGGCAAGTTCCACCGGCATGGAGCAGCTCATGGCGTCCGTCCCGGGGATGCGGTACGGAACCACCACGCTAACGCAGCAAAGCCCCACCGTGTTTTGCTCCCACTCAATGGCATGGCCCGTCTTCCGGAACTCAGTCAGCTCGGCCTGAAGCGCCTCGAAATCAGGGACGCTGTTCGGGGTCAGCTGGGGATAGGGCCCGCCGCCAAGCCGCTGCCGGACCTCCGTATCCGTGTACTCGGAGAGGATGGCTTTGCCCAGGGCCGTCACTTGGGCCGGAAGCTTGCGCCCTACCCTTGAGGACAGCCGGCGCCGGTCTACAGCCTGCCGGGTTGCAAGATAGATGACGTCGGACCGGTCGATGCGGGCGTAGTGGGTAGTGAAGGTCGTGGCATTGCGGACCTTTTCCAGAATGGCCGAAACGTGTTCCATCACCGGATCCCTGTCCAGGTACGCCGTACCGCACAGCAGGGCATGCGTGCCGATCCTATAGGCGCCCTCCGGTGTTTGCTCGATCCAGTTGAGCTCCAGGAGCGTCAACAGCAGCCAGTGCAGGCTGGAACGGGGATACCCGGTCTGCTTGAAGATCTCGGCGGTGGTGAGCGGCTGCGGAGCGGACGCCAGGAGCTCAAGGATGGCGATGGTCCGCTCTGCGGACTTGACCAGTTTGACGTCGCCGGGCGCGTCCCCCCGCGTGCCGGCCTGTACATCCAGCGGTGCCATTACCGCTCCCCCTTTCGCCGCACCGGACTGCGGCAGCTCATTTCGCGGCCAGGTGCGGGTAGTTGTCCATACCTACCCTATGACCATCGCTGGCCCAAAACCCGCCAAGGAGTCCCGTTTCAGCGTTCCCCCCGGAAGTATCGACCTCATTGGCATAGAGCTCCGCGTCGTCCTGCGGGTCGTAGCCGATGCGCCGTCCTGCCTGGAGGTTCGCCCAGCCGCGGGTGTTGGCCGAGACAGCCCACACCACGTGATGGCCCGGGGCACCGAGGTCGTTCAGCGCCGCCTCCACGAGCCTGAACGAATCCGCCGGGGAAAGCCACGAACCAAGGGTCCTGGCGTTGCCCGGGCGCTGGCCGCCGGTACCTATCCGGGCACTGACCACTTTCATTCCGTACTTGTCCGCATACAGGCTGCCGAGCGCTTCCGCGGCCACTTTGCTGACCCCGTAGTACGTATCGGGCCGCGGCGGAAGTACAGCATCCGCCGCGGCATCAGCAAGGTCGTGGAAGCCCACGGCGTGCGTGGAACTGGCCAGCAATACGCGTTCGACGCCGTTGCGGCGGGCTGCTTCCAGCGTCACCTGGGTGCCGGTGATGTTGGTGGCAACGATTTCCTGCCAGGTCATTTCCCGGTGGAGTCCGCCCAGGTGGACAACCCCGGATGTGGCCCTGAGGGACGTGTTCATGAAATCTGGATCAGTTACGGATCCCACCAGGGCAACCTCGTTGGGACGCAAATTCCGGGCTTCCACCAGGTCCAGCAGCCGGACTTCATATCCGGCATCAGCAAGGTAGGGACGCAGCAACGTGGCCATCATGCCGGCACCACCCGTCATGGCGATCGCCTGTGCTTTCTGTGCTGCCGGCAAGTTTCCTCCAATGGTTGACAGCCTGTGATGCTAATCACACTCTCATGAAGTATGTTTCAGATGATAGCAGATGTTTATATATGTAAAAGGAGAATCAGAGTGGATTCGAAGCTCAAGGCACACTCCCGTGCGGCTCTGGCATTGGCGGTGACCTCAGCCACCCTGCTAACGGGCTGTGGCAGCGGGTCGTCCGCCCCTGCGGCCAAGGATGACGGCCAGCCCATCGAGGTCTGGGCGCGCGCCGGCACCGACGCCTCCACGACCTACGCGGCGCTGTTCAAGGAATTCACGGCAAAGACCGGTATCCCGGTCAACTTCCAGGGGGTGCCGGACCTGGACCAGCAACTACAGACCAGGGCGGCCTCCAAGAAGCTTCCGGATATCGTCATCAACGACTCCGCGGCTCTTGGCAACTACACTTCCCAGGGCTACCTGCAGAAACTGGACAAGTCAGCGGTGGACGGAGGCGACAAGATCTCCGACTCCCTGTGGAATGAGGCAGTGGGCCAGGACGGGGCTACTTACGGGGTCCCGTTCTCTCGCCAGACGATGGTGACCATGATCAGGAAGGACTGGCGCGAGAAGCTGGGTCTCCCCGTTCCCAAGACGCAGGAAGACCTCGCGGCGCTGGCCACCGCATTCGCTACACAGGACCCGGACGGAAATGGCCAGGCAGACACTTTCGGGATGACCGTTCCGGGATCCACCGAACGTGGATACCTGGGTTGGTGGGCCTCATCGTACCTTTGGCAGGACGGCGGCGCCTACCTGAAGGACAACGGCAACGGAAAGTACACCGCTTCCGCCGCAAGCAGTGAAAGCCAGAAAGGCGTCACCTGGATCAAGCAACAGTTCTGCACGCCCGGCAACACGCAGCCGGGCGTACTGACGGCGGCCACCAGCGCTGCGTCACCCTTTTTCCAGACCGGAAAGACCGGGATCATTCTCACCGGCCCCTACAACTTCTCCTCGTTTGATACGGCGCTGGGCAAAGACCGGTACGAAGTCATCGAAACTCCCAAGGGTTCGGTGGACAACACAGTCCTGGCCGAAGGCGAGAACATCTATGTCACTGCCACCAACGGCAAAAAGGACCAGACAAAGCAGGTTATCGACTACCTCGTGTCCGCCGACGGGCAAAAGGCGGGCATGACCGCCGGCAAGCAGCCGATTGTCCGCGTACCC
Protein-coding regions in this window:
- a CDS encoding alpha/beta hydrolase; the encoded protein is MAELDRNGYGVDPEEFGSALVDAAALLDAELGDVDWFTPPPGAVHRSIDVPSGRLAAMTLGNPGNPSVVLVPGATGSKEDFSLMMPDLANAGYFALSYDLAGQYQSAAAGPGNLVPPRKHYDYRLFVDDFLAVLETTSTPVHVVGYSFAGIIAQLAFGERPELFRSLTLLSCPPEPGQSFRGVGRIGRFSTWVNGRVGAALLIWGIRSGKVVHVPEGRRRFVNYRFRFTRRASVRDIYTLMQNVPDLRQTLAEASLPKFVAVGEHDLWPLRLHRLFAQSIRARIGVYRGGHSPSETSPHEFSRDLLALYAKAGKR
- a CDS encoding alpha/beta hydrolase; amino-acid sequence: MTLAARSGVFQSVRSARPLLRRVPVWTWRVLMRAVSAREQARFNTDPITAVAYVHDIDYVGDALRAHRLDVLTPLQPAADSPGTEAVAAELLPVYVYFHGGGWTSGDKAALTKYCANQAVGGMVVVNVNYRHAPRFAMGHVLEDANAALAWVAANIEGYGGNPKRLILGGDSAGGQIAALLTAASLRSELAAHYALRPAVPAGHLKGLVQHCSAVDFSVFFDSGFVLSLNFVRMLLPPASRATAGPGARNGRKRPSPPRTVARLRSAAGFLSPIEWLDGTHPPVFLTTSERDYFYRANLNFIERLQQHDVPVDALIYPWDSLNTEHTWQQDYRYPESQEVYRRLHAFVRGVAERSTGPAPE
- a CDS encoding CsbD family protein — protein: MGLGDKIENAAEKAGGKGKEAAGNATGDDSLKAEGQADQAKGDVKQAGEKVKDAFKH
- a CDS encoding PspA/IM30 family protein; the encoded protein is MKQSIFARVAQLAKANLNALLDSAEDPQKMLDQMVRDYSENIREAEAAIAQTIGNLRMLEEDHKRNVADANEWGRKALAASRKGDEFRSAGNLADAQKFDNLAKVALQRQMAAEKLVKDAVPGLAAQNEVVDKLKGGLDQMKGKLHELTAKRNELVARSRTAAAQSRIHDALKSLDAGDPTSAIGRYEERIRRQEATVRGQQELAASSLDAQFASLEDLGEQTEVEARLAALKSIDRKAIDSQAP
- a CDS encoding DUF2087 domain-containing protein, whose translation is MALKAGFGTRLSPGRGRETSSGVAPQLLVPGAWASWNQGSGATISQHAATQRRGPAVEGSVDVGGGRGTSGPHWRRVLATLGNNDARTAYAQIVLGAAAPDVLPNVKEQRRNRAIDSLLESGLVEQHAPGRLVAAQTIFRDLLAQQPKRQPQIGTDRFMRLGRIERYPSNLAQRRELLARIADEVMAPGEQLTERQVNERLLSYTDDVVLLRRYMVDFGLLQRTPSGSSYTRHV
- a CDS encoding YciI family protein, producing MECVVIYTVREGIDRSRVMETYPRHKAYYEAFHAEGGGLVALGPFQTADPELSSMGIFTSRQEAERFVAADPFITEGLAECRLLEWNAVHLG
- a CDS encoding HNH endonuclease, coding for MAAVILGCDTNGLHRWDYGAVVAQVAQSGRFLDRWRVGFCPDIRPGTEAWLLVQGGNDAGSGLIGHGSVASEPYQAAAGDDSDANDWFIAVAFDALLPLGEQIRPGTLREAFPGDLWAKANGPSLVTLPPSSWPVLQRLWREYGPTTPDPTEVVAGTFPPGGVSHIQVNRFERDPDARRACLAFHGTSCAACGFSFESAYGEAGTGATAVHHVVPPAMIGSGYQLDPIADLIPLCHNCHAVAHGANPARTVSELRSIMSAAGHVRGEVVTDLALQAQEDARRILGGGKT
- a CDS encoding TMEM175 family protein, translating into MNKNRLEAFSDGVLAIIITIMVLELHTPEEPTWEGVASVLPTLFSYLLSFVYVGIYWNNHHHMIHLASRVNGAILWANLHLLFWLSLFPFTTRWMDESGFAQVPVLLYGINLLCAAIAYFILERRLIAAQGKDGALASAVGRDWKGKASPLIYLLGIALTPVQPLLGLAVYTIVALIWLVPDRRVEHFVTRSHQNGAHD
- a CDS encoding ABC transporter permease encodes the protein MGQHNLGTVIAFEFFRTIKKRGFVIATLALPVILIIIFALVYASNASTKDSAAAQKSATFAFMYTDASGIIMASAAELAGGTTASGPEAAIAAVKDGASEAYFAYPADPAKEPVKVYGADKGTFENDKYEAVAKQLLAVSAQHQVGSPQLTAALTGTVKFDSEIFKDGKAAAGVGGIIPPLLFLVIFYFSMILLSNQMLNSTLEEKENRVTEMILTTLNPTTLITGKIISLFAVGLVQILVFLAPVGLAYLFFRNRLALPEVDLSSLVFEPGPMITGALLTLGGFAVFTGVLVAIGAIMPTAKEAGTVFGPLVAMMFIPFYTFSLIISNPGALVVQIFTYFPLTAPVTALLRNGFGTLNPVESAIVIVELFVVGLIILRLAVHLFRYGSIEYGRKLSIAGTFRRHDLATK